From a region of the Besnoitia besnoiti strain Bb-Ger1 chromosome I, whole genome shotgun sequence genome:
- a CDS encoding hypothetical protein (encoded by transcript BESB_009720) — protein MTLPEEDENILFSTRVDASLVPLPRATPGEALDEAALLSLSELLGVRDIRDDEEVSAVIWDAYDRLHTQFARASPASSSSSSSSSASSSASYSASPSPSPSSYSSSVSCSSPLPATTVSPTTAHAFCDPAFVQDGFRVLYSFAFESDDPARAQQAAVVLRALSASLLRCSACVAAYAAGCRLFLACILRDRGAAAAACAPGDAPPPAPSLAQDEEEPHVLCARLQKKILAWDLLRILPVLARARARLSAGGRVIDLLDSEERARDKALPSFRERHLRSLLKSHGGHAAASDSPSARPPQPVLTPGQRGASSSISSPPRSSAPCVSLASTGPRPTDSSFSDPRACALLTALLDSSRLLYADFSFPLETAQEDLRDFGASLPTLLVDLLPRSPRARGDRRGDGEGGGAAHAATAEERGAREREAALQSSARSSAFFSPKGLAAETLEQLAAHQRTLQSLLRIHPAFADSGTSAPLASGAAGAASLFASPRASSALLEFSEEALAAAGASPATSLPPAVLLLRVLPGPLACLEPVLAALLRHPAAVAHLLLSFQTHAFPSLRLVACAALHLAALCRPALLGPACTAAATAVSPLAGLLSVVQLWTMLLHILARRLHQGVQGMAVRGGGGDLSSSAHAQRDGEESVRSTLHHLLLILRACHALFIVRAPATGGGGALTAAGIGAVVARDLFARLSPGEGEASSRAPQGLQHEQDDGKNNAERNERAGGGGEKTRRESDAAAARCLGSLTAVVEAELSGSAYDEATCLAAGLQAEVARRRGDERQGDREGGGQTLDANREREPAEAEADGADEDRRREGQACSVELLLGVEPSVPALGILLRALHVLARRFVQLWTLLQRLSPVPGDPRHPLGAEAERAGADAKTPRAAEPGRRSGGEREDSAETCAERRGEGDEPRKEAAHEIRRTHTGEKSWRLALPLEAAVVVLEAWETSFRELRSLEILVLRALLVVLSLLHKVLLSPAAAALFRDASSFAPSRPPSPCTSSLSSPASFSPHSSAASPAPHTRLGWCWLLRDAARGAQRRRRQLSATCAQLGAEAREPRLACAECPLARLQGDAGLPETSTRLQPSAGADEAEPRAAERRKGGAEGAGGGVQAYAENEEQRRLEERFLGGAAWACETIAGLSEELEQLLGGDGLAAESNMADGGSSGEVEPLAAADVNEGCASETREPRKAHAEGVIAPPAERSSDEEGNAKEVARLRSEILGGDERFHQQLRGEPQALSGGLSAADSWKDADLEVICVSSDSDVESLDAEKPRRADAAFSALALSSPSGDEAETQLSPWTPDEAQAGDAELAAGDARPRDRKAAGIRGSRGESASSAFASPLESLSDEEETFERARPAGARAPAPRPDRGEANWGDGACRRDAEDEARDAAPSPHAVVEVILSDDDDEGGSEQEEKTARRAGGSPRRDRGVSLRAGDDGGARTADSERQKETEGVEGGRSAAAEESGGSRLSSRCMPPPETRQKDAGVASSRTVCCASPPSTSSASVSSSSGSSESLFSSESSGSSLPSSPSPSPSPSPLPSPSSVAGSPFGPASHSPPASRDVGRLSKPSVFGPARASLSLPPARPAASARGAQPQPMLATGSGAAHAGEQKNSSLSAPRSSPDMAKVGLGTANGARGSPFSSLFPSPGSAAASSARAAASAPQRGEDVAALWATAAAAEMLHRKARDERVACEALCDMKRRQEEAVREKQRAAKASGAAAPRMETAAEARFPPLGLTSGKPGVYLPAAAAQKGREAFEMVVAEGEATKRARPDCQEPGSSGAPGLQGKAGAQDREERASSSSRLAFRSDLRSSSVPERRPASGAPSRGPSALPAHLAASSSLPSVLAAAAVQAAETRQRARRLLQARLDGALPPSRRDWQTKGAARGGGGLCGLLRTHGGRAADRASASSLGFAASPALPAGGFAPKSRLKEVAGRIGFDGPVVRYRERREATHTGPADCCAAEEGAPDDGDKQGERESLRREEEEKQRAESRKAEQIRRMRMELERGQEKEAAAPDAAAAPKRHTCLAPSSGLRRSFLRGRKPVGMPAETWSREQLKDWVRREVEEDARLRRDREEEVRRAERRRREEEEAQRKQLQEQEEARQRKKALERARVVVDADAAVDQFLWRLLHVDVFGLASGDEDAVLQRENARASSGKSSPRTPSPPAAPPAASADGANGVCRESPETGKVAGEGGASQGACTRQTPKFGSPASAQSPQQAGRGNLVAPLLFLELLHQLKQAFSDQPLEPRMCVLEELRREGPQWTLGRLAMARLCPQLAAFARATCSRSRGAGSRQRSFFNEAWPDRDARGRGDEPRAEREDGDRGNGFFPNFGVHELLLLLPVGSAYTRLLRSPEDLRGGGSAGGLQGAGDCERPEKSASSSASQTGEKSGASPSDDRDDRDDREALATETASTLEHALEVMRRYAGRTFADVAKEELRSWFLLGIVERVEEASLAGFSATAGGREKAGGGQLVLRLPQLVNWDLADPRAAPRHGMKRVPLHHVALNTSWVAISLTQLTTAVREVQAVFLSELSPRFSFLLNPTAPQSSAQSAAPQSSAQSAAPLLPPLSSLSSLSSASVRAASAASARSPALATAWFKQAVDRQLKSELLNASQAAAVRDVLTSETKLGLIQGPPGTGKTKTILALLSVLYGRLRDNQGARAGPSATVASPPAGLGSACREGVKKKILICAPSNAAVDEIAERVLTHGLFHPMTGEKLAPTCLRIGNVDRVRESVQSIALDVQVKRLRGLQESQLETSFQASLQELREKKKALIQQHQCVRFLSSRATSLDPARLHSAEYLDELVKAMLASPSFSSFFLSEPKDRGEETIRELLPPLARLGLYGLKDMRSTLDAQLEDVNASLARLFETRRQERPGLLPVCRQQVILSADIIFATLSSSASECLCPYTLATAGAAGNSGAPLRGASPARLLTSTVAPSLFSSLSGAFASPAGSAALLGAGAGARLTKDQKIAILQAQFCAQQPPFSYAYLIVDEAGQASELSCLIPLRLAPERCILVGDPQQLPSTVFSSLAEKRGLGRSLLERLMICIEEEKLLQTAERRAKEARADVEKASAAAQSDKERRRDARGGAETQGDADARDAQTEQEASTRKANRERTEPESDEEERKRKLVQGGVSLALDGKATTERPALKINLLATQYRMREAIARFPADAFYEGRLKTSASVALRPELPCFRLHWLFAPLKFFHVPSLEDRCRRGASGSLVNYEEARFVISLLRTLYVHFCQKTAQAAAAGAASPSPAHKLSDVSIITPYRQQVALLQQLLAEDSVLRAAPQKPEINTVDAFQGREKAIVIISFVRAASPAALAALAGTPEAEVRAETCKARPHAEAKDAPPARASSNGEPEAKKPRIFPPPVIWDLPAPMPASASAASSASVAPPTAQASSGLGSFATLGFVSDFRRLNVALTRARDALWIVGDGETLQTHPMFRRLLAFIQGLPGDAYIDVRRPPERLRQAMAAREARARSHDEGLLERFISAATADFMQLKAHMSAYKSIIFED, from the exons ATGACGCTccccgaagaagacgagaataTTTTGTTCTCAACGCGCGTCGACGCCTCCCTCGTTCCGCtaccgcgcgcgacgccgggcgaggccctcgacgAGGCTGCGCTCCTTTCGCTGTCTGAgcttctcggcgtccgcgacatccgcgacgacgaggaagtcTCCGCCGTCATCTGGGACGCCTACGACCGCCTCCACACAcagttcgcgcgcgcctcccccgcctcttcgtcctcctcttcgtcctcctctgcgtcctcctctgcgtcctactctgcgtctccctctccgtctccctcttcgtactcttcttctgtctcttgcTCATCTCCACTGCCGGCTACGACTGTCTccccgacgacggcgcaTGCGTTCTGCGACCCCGCGTTCGTGCAAGATGGCTTCCGTGTGCTTTACTCGTTCGCCTTCGAGTCCGACgaccccgcgcgcgcccagcAGGCCGCCGTCGTGCTGAGGGcactctctgcgtcgcttctccgctgctcggcctgcgtcgcggcgtaCGCGGCGGGCTGTCGACTCTTTCTCGCTTGCATCCTTCGCGACAggggggccgccgccgcggcgtgtgcgcctggcgacgctcccccgccggcgccgtcgcttgcccaagacgaagaggagccgcacgtcctctgcgcgaggctgcagaagaagatcCTCGCGTGGGACTTGCTGCGCATCCTGCCGGTGCTGGcaagggcgcgcgcgcgactgaGCGCTGGAGGCCGTGTGATTGACTTGCTCGACAGCGAAGAACGCGCCAGAGATAAGGCACTTCCCTCCTTCCGCGAGCGACACCTCCGGAGCCTGCTCAAGTCTCATGGCGgacacgccgcggcctctgactctccttccgcgcgtcctccgcagcccGTCCTGACCCCTGGGCAGCGCGGGGCGTCTTCGTCtatctcttcgcctccgcgctcgtcggcgccttgcgtctctctcgcctccacgGGGCCTCGGCCGACGGACTCTTCCTTTTCTGACCCCCGCGCTTGCGCGCTGCTGACGGCGTTGCTCGACAGCAGCCGCTTGCTCTACGCGGACTTCTCCTTTCCGCTCGAGACTGCGCAGGAAGATCTGCGCGACTTCGGCGCTTCGCTCCCCACACTCCTCGTCGACTTGCTGCCTcgatcgccgcgcgcccgcggagacagacgaggtgacggggagggaggcggcgccgcgcatgccgcaaccgcagaggagagaggcgcgagagaaagagaggcggcgctgcagagttcggcgcgcagcagcgcgtttttttcgcccAAGGGATTGGCGGCCGAGACCCTcgagcagctcgccgcgcaccAGCGCACGCTGCAGAGCTTGCTCAGGATCCACCCTGCCTTTGCAGATTCAGGGacttcggcgcctctcgcctccggcgcggcaggcgccgcctcgttgtttgcttcgccgcgcgcctcaagCGCCCTCTTGGAGTTCTCCGAAGAGGCGcttgcggctgcgggcgcgtcgcccgcaacctcgctgccgccggcggtgCTCCTCCTGCGGGTACTGCCCGGTCCCCTCGCCTGTTTGGAGCCcgtgctcgcggcgcttctgcggcaCCCTGCGGCAGTCGCTcaccttcttctctccttccaGACGCACGCCTTTccctcgctgcgtctcgtcgcgtgcgccgcgttgcacctcgcggcgctgtgcCGCCCTGCGCTGCTCGGACCCGCGtgcaccgcggcggcgaccgcggtctCGCCGCTGGCTGGGCTGCTGAGCGTCGTGCAGCTGTGGACGATGCTGCTGCACAtcctcgctcggcgcctgcacCAGGGCGTTCAGGGAATGGCTGTGCGCGGGGGTGGAGGCGACCTTTCGAGCTCGGCGCACGCCCAgagggacggcgaggagagcgtcAGGAGCACCCTGCACCACCTGCTTCTGATTCTTCGCGCCTGTCACGCGCTTTTTATCGTCCGTGCCCCCGCCacgggaggaggcggtgcgCTGACTGCCGCGGGCATCGGCGCCGTGGTGGCGCGCGACCTCTTCGCTCGCCTTTCTccaggcgagggcgaggcctcttcgcgcgcgcctcagggGCTTCAACACGAACAAGATGACGGGAAAAATAACGCGGAAAGGAACGAGAgggcgggcggaggcggagaaaaaacgcgccgcgagagcgacgcggccgctgcgcgctgtCTGGGGTCCCTGACGGCCGTCGTCGAGGCGGAGTTGAGCGGGAGTGCCTACGACGAGGCGACCTGCCTGGCTGCGGGCCTCCAGGCGGAGGTggcgcgtcgcagaggagacgaacggCAAGGAGATAGAGAGGGGGGCGGGCAG ACGCTGGACGCCAACCGGGAGCGCGAACCTGCGGAAGCTGaggccgacggcgcagacgaggacagaaggcgagaagggcaAGCGTGCAGCGTCGAGTTGCTCCTGGGCGTCGAGCCCTCCGTGCCAGCACTCGGCATTCTGttgcgcgcgctgcatgtCCTCGCCAGGCGTTTCGTCCAGCTGTGGACGCTCCTTCAGCGCCTGTCGCCTGTCCCGGGGGATCCGCGCCAccctctcggcgccgaggctgAGCGGGCtggcgccgacgcgaagaccccacgcgcagccgagccggggcggagaagcggaggggagcgagaggactctgcagagacgtgcgcagagagacgaggcgaaggggacgagccgcggaaggaggcggcaCACGAGATCCGCAGGACCCACACGGGCGAGAAGAGCTGGCGTCTGGCGCTTCCCTTGGAAGCTGCAGTCGTTGTCCTGGAGGCGTGGGAGACGTCGTTCCGCGAGCTGAGGAGCTTGGAAATCCTCGTGCTTCGTGCCCTCCTTGTCgttctctcgctgcttcacaaggttctcctctcgccagcggctgcggcgctgttCCGCGACGCGTCGTCGtttgcgccgtcgcggccgccctcgccctgcacttcgtcgctctcctcgcccgcttcGTTCTCCCCTCactcctcggcggcctcgccggcgccgcacacacgGCTCGGATGGTGTTggctcctccgcgacgcggcgcgcggcgcgcagcgacgccgacgacagcTCTCTGCAACGTGCGCACAGCTTggggcggaggcccgcgagccTCGGCTGGCTTGTGCCGAGTGCCctctggcgcggctgcagggagACGCAGGGCTGCCGGAAACCTCGACGCGGCTCCAGCCTTCCGCAGgggcggacgaggcggagccgcgagccgccgagcggcggaagggcggcgcggagggagctGGAGGGGGCGTGCAGGCCTACGCGGAAAACGAGGAGCAGAGGAGACTGGAGGAGCGGTTCCTGGGGGGGGCAGCCTGGGCCTGCGAGACGATTGCGGGTCTgagcgaggagctcgagcaACTGCTGGGGGGCGACGGTCTCGCCGCCGAAAGCAACATGGCGGACGGCGGCTCAAgcggagaagtcgagcccctTGCAGCCGCCGACGTCAACGAgggctgcgcgagcgagactCGGGAGCCGCGAAAAGCGCACGCCGAGGGAGTCatcgcgcctcctgcggagCGAAGCAGCGATGAGGAGGGGAACGCGAAGGAGGTCGCGCGGCTGAGGAGTGAAATtctcggcggagacgagcgtTTCCatcagcagctgcgcggtgAGCCACAGGCGCTGTCTGGCGGGCTTTCCGCTGCGGACTCGTGGAAGGACGCAGACCTTGAGGtcatctgcgtctcctcggaCTCAGATGTAGAGAGCCTCGACGCCGAAAAGcctcgacgcgcagacgccgccttctccgcgctggcgctgtcgtcgccctctggagacgaagcggagacgcagctgtCGCCGTGGACCCCCGACGAGGCCCAGGCCGGTGACGCAGAGCTTGCggcgggagacgcgaggccgcgtgACAGAAAGGCGGCGGGCATTCGggggagccgcggcgagtccgcgagcagcgccttcgcgtctcctcttgaGAGCCtcagcgacgaagaagagacatTTGAGCGCGCACGCCCCGCgggggctcgcgcgccggcgccgaggcccgacagaggagaggcgaactggggcgacggcgcctgcaggcgcgacgcagaagacgaggcccgcgacgcggcgccttctccgcacGCCGTCGTGGAGGTCATTCTCAGCGATGATGACGAcgaaggaggcagcgaacaggaggagaaaacggcgcgcagggcgggggGAAGCCCGCGGAGGGATCGCGGCGTCAGCCTGAGAGCTGGGGACGACGGAGGAGCGCGGAcagcagacagcgagagacagaaagagacagaaggtgtcgagggaggaagaagtgccgcggcggaggaaagcgGAGGGAGCCGCCTGTCGTCGCGCTGCATGCCGCCCCCGGAGACGAGACAGAAGGACGCCGGAGTGGCGTCGAGCCGGActgtctgctgcgcgtccccgccctccacgtcctccgcgtctgtctcttcgtcgtcgggTTCCTCGGAGTCCTTGTTTTCCAGCGAGTCCTCGGGCTCGTCTctcccttcctcgccctcgccctcgccctcgccctcgcccttgccctcgccctcgtctgtcGCGGGCTCACCTTTTGGCCCCGCGAGCcactcgccgcctgcgagccgcgacGTCGGGCGTCTCTCAAAGCCCTCGGTCTTCggtcctgcgcgcgcgtctctttcacttccgcccgcgaggcctgcggcgtcggcgcgcggcgcgcagccgcagccgatGCTCGCGACTGGCAGCGGAGCTGCGCACGCCGGCGAGCAAAAGAATagctcgctctccgcgccgcgttcTTCGCCAGACATGGCGAAGGTTGGCCTGGGCACCGCGAACggtgcgcgcggctcgccgttctcctctctgttcCCCTCGCCaggctccgcggctgcgagttccgcgcgcgcggctgcgtctgcgccgcagagaggagaggacgtCGCGGCGTtgtgggcgacggcggcggcggccgagatGCTCCAtaggaaggcgcgcgacgagcgcgtgGCCTGCGAGGCCCTCTGTGACATGAAAAGGAGACAGGAAGAAGCCGTgagggagaagcagagggcggcgaaggcgtcaggggccgccgcgccgcgcatgGAGACCGCAGCAGAGGCTCGCTTTCCCCCTCTGGGCCTCACATCCGGCAAGCCGGGAGTATACCTacctgctgccgccgcgcagaaaggcCGCGAGGCGTTTGAGATGGTCGttgcggaaggcgaggctacgaagcgcgcgcgacccGACTGCCAGGAGccgggcagcagcggcgcaccGGGGCTGCAGGGCAAGGCTGGCGCGcaggacagagaggagagagcgtCGTCGTCATCTCGTTTGGCATTTCGCTCGGATCTGCGCTCGTCGTCGGTGCCCGAgaggcggcctgcgtcgGGTGCCCCTTCTCGGGGGCCGTCCGCGTTGCCGGCGCATTtggctgcgtcgtcgtcgctgccctcggtgctcgccgccgcggcggttCAGGCGGCTgagacgcggcagcgcgcgaggaggctgctgcaggcgcgactGGACGGCGCGCTCCCGCCCTCTCGCAGAGACTGGCAGACGAAGGGGGCAGCACGTGGGGGGGGAGGACTCTGCGGACTGCTGCGGACTCACGgtggccgcgcggcggatcgcgcctccgcgtcttctctaggcttcgccgcgtcgcctgcgctcccCGCAGGGGGCTTCGCTCCCAAGTCGCGGCTGAAGGAGGTCGCTGGGCGCATCGGATTCGACGGTCCCGTCGTGCGCTACCGagagcggagggaggcgacgcacacTGGACCTGCAgactgctgcgccgcggaggagggcgcgcccgacgacggcgacaagcagggcgagcgcgagagcttgcggcgcgaagaagaagagaagcagcgcgcggagtcgcgcaAAGCCGAGCAGATTCGCCGAATGCGCATGGAACTTGAGCGCGGCCAGGAGaaagaggctgcggcgcccgacgccgccgcagctcccAAGCGACATAcctgcctcgcgccctcctcag GTCTTCGCCGAAGCTTTCTGCGAGGGCGGAAGCCTGTGGGCATGCCGGCAGAGACGTGGAGTCGCGAGCAGCTGAAAGACTGGGTGCGGCGCGAGGtggaagaggacgcgcggctgaggcgcgacCGGGAGGAAGaggtgcggcgcgcagagcgtcggcggcgagaggaagaagaggcgcaaaGAAAGCAGCTTCAggagcaggaggaggcgcggcagcggaagaaggccCTCGAGCGCGCACGCGTTGTCGTCGATGCAGACGCGGCCGTAGATCAGTTCCTCTGGAGGCTGCTTCACGTGGATGTCTTCGGCTTGGCGAGCGGTGACGAGGACGCGGTCCTGCAGAGGGaaaacgcgcgcgcgtcctcaggGAAAAGCTCCCCGCGCACGCCAagcccgcctgccgcgccccccgccgccagcgcggacggcgcgaaCGGCGTTTGCAGAGAGTCGCCAGAAACTGGCAAAGTGgcaggcgagggaggagcTTCACAGGGTGCATGTacgcgccagacgccgaAATTTgggtcgcctgcgtccgcgcagAGTCCCCAACAGGCGGGGAGGGGCAA CTTGGTGGCGCCGTTGCTTTTTCTCGAGTTGCTTCACCAGCTGAAGCAGGCGTTCTCGGATCAGCCTCTGGAGCCGCGCATGTGCGTGttggaggagctgcggcgcgagggcccCCAGTGGACCCTGGGGCGCCTCGCCATGGCGCGACTCTgcccgcagctcgccgcgttcgccagGGCTACATGTTcccgctctcgcggcgcgggcagccgTCAGCGCAGCTTTTTCAACGAGGCGTGGCCTGACAGGGACGCCCGCGGGCGGGGggacgagccgcgcgcggagcgagagGACGGAGACCGCGGGAACGGCTTCTTCCCCAACTTTGGTGTCCACGAGctcctcctgctgctccCCGTCGGCTCGGCCTACACTCGGTTGCTGCGGAGCCCAGAAGacctgcgcggcgggggctcTGCGGGCGGACTTCAAGGCGCGGGAGACTGCGAGAGGCCGGAGAaaagcgcctcctcctccgcgagccaAACAGGCGAAAAGTCTGGAGCGAGCCCGAGCGACGACCGCGACGACCGCGACGACCGCGAGGCTttggcgacggagacagccTCGACGCTGGAACACGCCCTCGAGGTCATGCGGAGATACGCCGGAAGAACCTTCGCCGACGTCGCGAAGGAGGAACTCAGATCTTGGTTCCTCCTGG GCATCGTCGAgcgcgtggaggaggcgagtcTCGCAGGATTTTCTGCGACTGCAGGGgggcgcgagaaggccggcggcgggcagctcgtcctgcggctgccgcagctcgtCAACTGGGACCTCGCAGATCCAAGAGCCGCGCCGAGGCATGGCATGAAGCGC GTGCCGCTTCACCACGTCGCGCTGAACACCTCCTGGGTGGCGATCTCGCTGACGCAGCTCACCACCGCTGTGAGGGAGGTTCAGGCGGTGTTTCTGAGcgagctctcgccgcgctttTCGTTTCTGTTGAACCCGACAGCGCCGCAGTCTTCCGCCcagtctgccgcgccgcagtctTCCGCccagtctgcggcgccgctccttccgcccctctcttctctgtcgtctctttcttcagCCTCGGtacgcgccgcctctgcggctaGCGCGCGGAGCCCAGCCCTCGCGACGGCGTGGTTCAAGCAGGCAGTCGACCGGCAACTCAAGAGCGAACTTCTCAACGCCTCGCAG GCCGCGGCAGTTCGCGACGTGTTGACGTCGGAGACGAAGCTCGGGTTGATTCAGGGGCCGCCTGGCACtgggaagacgaagacgatcctcgcgcttctctcaGTCCTATACGGGCGTCTGCGAGACAAccaaggcgcgcgcgctggacCCTCGGCGactgtcgcctcgccgcctgcggggcTCGGGAGCGCTTGCCGCGAAGgcgtgaagaagaagatTTTGAtctgcgcgccctcgaaCGCAGCGGTCGACGAGATCGCCGAGCGCGTGCTCACGCATGGCCTGTTCCACCCCATGACTGGCGAAAAGCTCGCGCCGACCTGTCTCCGAATAG GGAATGTAGACCGGGTTCGCGAGTCGGTGCAGTCGATCGCGCTGGACGTGCAGGTGAAGCGGCTGCGAGGGCTGCAGGAGAGTCAGTTGGAGACTTCGTTTCAGGCATCTCTGCAGGAGttgcgagagaagaagaaggcatTGATTCAGCAGCACCAGTGCGTGCGGTTTTTATCGTCTCGCGCGACGTCTTTGGAtccggcgcggctgcactCGGCGGAGTACCTCGACGAGCTGGTGAAGGCGATGCTGGCCTCGCCTTCATTCTCCTCCTTTTTCTTGAGCGAGCCGAAGGAccggggcgaggagacgattcgcgagctccttccgccgctcgcacGCCTGGGACTCTACGGCTTGAAAGACATGCGCAGCACACTCGacgcgcagctcgaggaCGTCaacgcgagcctcgcgcgactgttcgagacgcgcagacaggAGCGACCCGGGCTGCTGCCGGTCTGCAGGCAGCAAGTGATTCTCTCGGCGGACATCATCTTTGCGACGCTGTCCTCCAGCGCCAGCGAGTGCCTCTGTCCCTATACGCTCGCcacggccggcgccgcgggcaacagcggcgcccctctccgcggcgcttcgcccgcgcgcctgctgacCTCCACagtcgcgccgtcgcttttttcctcgctgtcgggcgccttcgcttcgcctgccggctcagccgcgctgctgggggcgggcgccggcgcgcgtctcacGAAGGATCAGAAGATAGCAATTCTCCAGGCGCAGTTCtgtgcgcagcagccgccctTTTCGTACGCGTACCTGATTGTCGACGAAGCGGGTCAGGCGAGCGAGCTGTCCTGTCTGATTCCGCTGCGACTCGCGCCTGAGCGATGCATATTGGTTGGCGacccgcagcagctgccgtcgaccgtcttctcctcgctggcggagaagcgcgggcTAGGCCGCAGCCTGCTTGAGCGCCTCATGATCTGCATTGAGGAGGAGAAGCTCCTGCAGACCGCGGAGCgcagggcgaaggaggcgcgcgccgacgtggagaaagcgagcgccgccgcgcaaaGCGACaaagagcggcgacgagacgcgcgcgggggagccgagacgcagggcgatgcggacgcgcgcgacgcacagaCAGAGCAGGAAGCTTCGACGCGGAAAGCAAACCGAGAGAGGACCGAACCGgaaagcgacgaggaggagcgcaaGCGGAAACTGGTGcagggcggcgtctccttggCCTTGGACGGCAAGGCAACGACTGAAAGGCCCGCCCTGAAGATCAACCTCTTGGCCACGCAGTACCGCATGCGTGAAGCAATCGCGCGCTTTCCC gcagaTGCGTTCTACGAAGGGCGCTTGAAGACGAGCGCGTcggtcgcgctgcgcccCGAGCTTCCTTGCTTCCGGCTGCATTGGCTGTTTGCGCCGCTCAAGTTTTTCCACGTGCCCAGCCTGGAGGACCGGTGTAGACGAGGCGCCTCGGGCTCGCTGGTCAACTACGAAGAGGCGCGTTTCGTCATCAGCCTGCTGCGCACGCTGTACGTCCATTTTTGCCAGAaaacggcgcaggcggcggctgccggggctgcttcgccgtcccCCGCGCACAAGCTGAGCGACGTGAGCATCATCACGCCCTACAGACAGCAggtggcgctgctgcagcagttgCTGGCGGAGGACTCCGTGCtgagagccgcgccgcagaagccaGAAATCAACACAGTGGACGCATTTCAGGGCCGCGAAAAGGCGATCGTCATCATCTCCTTCGTCCGAGCCGCGAGTCCcgcagcgctcgcggcgctcgcgggcacCCCAGAGGCAGAGGTACGCGCGGAGACGTGTAAGGCCCGCCCGCATGCGGAGGCAAAAGACGCACCCCCTGCGCGTGCTTCGTCGAATGGCGAACCCGAGGCCAAGAAGCCGCGAATCTTCCCGCCTCCAGTCATTTGGGACTTGCCTGCGCCAATGCCTGCATCGGCGTCCGCTGCCTCGAGTGCCTCTGTGGCGCCGCCCACAGCGCAGGCCTCTTCGGGGCTCGGCTCCTTCGCGACGCTCGGGTTCGTCTCAGACTTTCGCCGGCTGAACGTGGCgctgacgcgcgcgcgcgacgcgctgtgGATtgtcggcgacggcgagacgctgcagacgcaccCGATGTTtcgacgcctcctcgccttcatcCAAGGCCTGCCTGGCGACGCGTACATCGACGTGCGACGGCCCCCggagcgtctgcggcaggcgatggcggcgcgggaggcgcgggcgcggagccaCGACGAGGGCCTGCTGGAGCGGTTCAtcagcgcggcgacggcggacttcatgcagctgaaggcgc ATATGTCCGCCTACAAATCCATAATTTTTGAAGATTAG